One window from the genome of Cottoperca gobio chromosome 15, fCotGob3.1, whole genome shotgun sequence encodes:
- the zc3h6 gene encoding LOW QUALITY PROTEIN: zinc finger CCCH domain-containing protein 6 (The sequence of the model RefSeq protein was modified relative to this genomic sequence to represent the inferred CDS: deleted 1 base in 1 codon) — protein MASVSLVSSPPAPVLDKNMTDSELAGDEREDGELEDGEIDDEGIGIEEENKEATEVNEDKEKEKEKVKEKEEKTHRHSRKRYKKTKEKRRSKRRRHDRQKHHSPSSSSSSDSYDSDYDRPERPKNRKVQGSDGQTSQHGRDSKGGHGNVQKSPPHKSSDFDKYSDYSDDKYDYDEEEDVYEDDMSEYQQSKDSISQNRGKGRHAKEQMKKGSMRGMKQQQFGQRGRGRGSGPGRGRGMLYKNKKLKGKPWGGRGRGRGGDQCMEDMVPEGKNSSGFQKKRPIMSKEFINQHTVEHNGRYICKYFLEGRCIKGEQCKFEHELVVPDKKKELCKFYLQGYCSKGDNCIYMHNEYPCKFFHTGAKCYQGDNCKFSHDTLNNVTKELLDKIINTEEENAREDQLELEDLRKQGIAPLPKPPPGVGLLPTPGQSSPTDGASGQAGKKIPSLFEINVQPTVDLAQKIGLSGSNFSQNQVEATNQFSGSSEDIQSGGMVPSGPSAPPIPPPAPPVPMIHPTGPPMPQSPPGHHPPHGFPMPPPIPPGQPPPFHGNRLNMNPNMQRPPPFPPIPDLQMLQSLFPFPSMGQNPVEFFSNFLRNQAMAPQGVDPGLAFMQNLQQKMGAESQLHSLPPAVQKAIFLHLTQQQQQESLPQGNEAPRAEGQDDNTSNRDETTNWYSSDEEDGSCVSSILKSLKKQNEMHQSQSKPPQAAPVSLALGDPRLVKERAPPSDPRVKTDPRQRPPDMKKESDGAADPRFSRDPRKIRPMEPSSYRQQSHSGPKKPPTGDEDDEGERELRDKAVLIPLDGSPDVVLRDPRCQLKQFSHIRVDILLQRPAFAHTVVWAPEDLIPSLVPKQEHSINLPLPPLIADAQMNRTSLSDHPPVSSPPTIDPRLVAARLKERMSRLASGSLESRPSTERPVDPRQQKSLDPRLKRTVSLDSKLLGQKVPSSGGGVVDPRLQKASSTPHTVQAKPEPEKLPPYAPRLASSGGGLESPTTILGGITLYDPRNQSEQAQKEQAEPPKKLTILKLPAKKDNSPPLSPTLRSGTLEEAKCTDVASDQTKLSSSPAVHPASPVKPPAVHILPIQALAGLIRPQYTDPRPVKLGGQGSAGAQEEAEEKKQEVKKEQAEAMEEEPKQDGQDEEVDDRTLKDVFKTFDPTASPFCQ, from the exons AGAGGATGGCGAACTGGAAGATGGAGAAATAGACGATGAAGGGATTGGGAttgaagaggaaaacaaagaggCTACAGAGGTGaatgaagacaaagagaaggaaaaagaaaaagttaaagagaaagaagagaagactCACAGGCACTCCAGgaaaagatacaaaaagaccaaagagaagaggaggtcCAAAAGGAGGCGGcatgacagacagaaa CACCACTCcccctccagcagctccagctcgGACAGTTATGACTCCGACTATGATCGACCAGAAAGGCCCAAAAACCGCAAAGTCCAGGGATCTGATGGCCAGACCTCTCAG CACGGACGAGATTCAAAGGGAGGCCATGGAAACGTACAGAAGTCGCCGCCGCACAAAAGCAGTGATTTTGACAAATACAGCGACTACAGCGATGACAAGTATGACTATGACGAAGAGGAAGATGTTTACGAAGATGACATGTCCGAGTATCAGCAGTCAAAAGATTCAATATCCCAGAATCGGGGAAAGGGACGCCATGCCAAAGAGCAGATGAAGAAAGGAAGCATGAGGGGGATGAAACAACAGCAGT TtgggcagagaggaagaggccgAGGGAGTGGGCCGGGAAGAGGACGTGGGATGCTTTACAAGAACAAGAAGCTGAAGGGCAAACCCTGGGGAGGACGTGGACGAGGTCGAGGAGGAGACCAGTGCATGGAAGACATGGTCCCG GAAGGAAAAAACTCTTCCGGTTTTCAGAAGAAACGGCCGATTATGAGCAAAGAGTTTATCAATCAACACACAGTTGAACACAACGGTAGATACATCTGCAAGTATTTCCTGGAGGGTCGATGCATTAAG GGGGAACAGTGCAAGTTTGAGCACGAGCTTGTCGTGCCAGATAAGAAAAAGGAACTTTGTAAATTTTACCTCCAAGGATACTGCAGTAAAGGAGATAATTGCATTTACATGCACA ATGAATACCCGTGCAAGTTCTTCCATACAGGAGCCAAATGTTATCAAGGGGACAACTGCAAATTCTCCCATGACACTTTGAACAATGTGACCAAAGAGTTGCTTGATAAG ATAATTAACACCGAGGAGGAGAACGCCCGCGAGgaccagttggagctggaggatctGAGAAAGCAGGGTATCGCTCCACTTCCGAAGCCTCCTCCTGGGGTGGGGTTGCTGCCCACTCCTGGTCAGAGCAGTCCTACAGATGGAGCCTCGGGCCAAGCGGGGAAGAAGATCCCCTCCCTGTTTGAAATCAATGTTCAACCTACTGTAGACTTGGCACAAAAAATTGGCCTAAG TGGATCCAACTTCTCCCAGAATCAAGTTGAAGCCACCAATCAGTTTAGTGGAAGCTCAGAGGACATACAGAGTGGAGGTATGGTGCCTTCAGGGCCGTCTGCTCCTCCTATACCTCCCCCTGCACCCCCTGTTCCTATGATTCACCCCACTGGACCACCCATGCCACAGAGCCCCCCTGGACATCATCCACCGCACGGATTTCCAATGCCGCCACCAATCCCCCCGGGTCAACCTCCACCTTTCCATGGAAACCGACTCAACATGAACCCTAATATGCAGAGGCCTCCTCCATTCCCCCCTATACCAGATCTACAGATGCTGCAGAGTCTCTTCCCTTTTCCATCCATGGGTCAGAACCCAGTAGAGTTCTTCAGCAACTTCCTCCGAAACCAGGCCATGGCTCCCCAAGGAG TAGACCCTGGTCTGGCCTTCATGCAGAACCTCCAGCAGAAAATGGGTGCTGAGTCACAGTTGCATTCTTTACCACCAGCAGTACAGAAGGCCATCTTTTTACACCTgacacagcagcaacaacaagagTCACTTCCACAGGGAAATGAGGCACCGAGAGCGGAGGGCCAGGATGATAACACTTCAAACAGAG ATGAAACTACAAACTGGTACTCAAGCGATGAGGAGGATGGGAGCTGTGTTTCCTCCATCCTTAAATCTCTCAAGAAGCAGAATGAGATGCATCAGTCTCAGTCCAAGCCCCCCCAGGCTGCCCCAGTATCTTTGGCACTGGGGGACCCTCGGCTTGTGAAGGAGAGGGCTCCACCCAGTGACCCCCGCGTGAAGACAGACCCACGACAGCGACCCCCGGATATGAAAAAGGAGTCCGACGGAGCTGCAGACCCGCGGTTCTCAAGAGACCCCAGGAAGATTAGACCAATGGAGCCGAGTTCCTACCGCCAGCAGAGCCACTCTGGTCCTAAGAAGCCTCCTACAGgagatgaggatgatgaaggaGAGCGGGAGCTCAGGGACAAAGCTGTGCTCATCCCTTTAGATGGCAGCCCCGATGTGGTGCTGCGGGACCCTCGTTGCCAGTTAAAGCAGTTCAGCCACATCCGGGTGGACATCCTGCTCCAGCGGCCAGCATTTGCTCACACAGTGGTGTGGGCCCCTGAGGACCTCATCCCTTCCCTGGTGCCCAAACAGGAACACTCCATCAACCTGCCCCTTCCGCCCCTAATTGCAGATGCTCAGATGAACCGAACGAGCCTGTCTGACCATCCCCCCGTCTCCAGCCCACCAACTATTGACCCCAGACTGGTAGCTGCACGTTTGAAAGAACGTATGAGTCGATTAGCCTCTGGATCTCTAGAGTCTCGACCCTCCACTGAAAGACCTGTAGATCCGCGTCAGCAGAAGAGTCTAGACCCCAGACTCAAGCGTACAGTGAGCctggactccaagctgctcGGTCAGAAAGTGCCCTCCTCTGGGGGAGGGGTTGTGGACCCCAGGTTACAGAAGGCCAGCTCCACTCCTCATACTGTCCAAGCTAAGCCAGAGCCTGAGAAGCTGCCACCTTATGCCCCTCGTCTGGCATCCTCTGGTGGAGGGCTAGAGAGCCCCACTACAATCCTTGGGGGCATCACTCTTTACGATCCTCGCAATCAAAGCGAGCAGGCTCAGAAGGAGCAGGCAGAGCCTCCCAAAAAGTTGACGATTCTGAAACTCCCAGCTAAGAAAGACAATTCTCCGCCACTTTCGCCGACCCTGCGAAGTGGCACTTTGGAAGAGGCCAAATGCACAGATGTCGCTTCAGATCAGACTAAACTTTCCAGTTCTCCCGCCGTGCATCCAGCCTCACCTGTCAAACCCCCTGCAGTTCATATCCTCCCCATCCAAGCACTGGCCGGGCTCATCCGACCCCAGTACACTGACCCCAGGCCAGTCAAACTTGGAGGACAGGGCTCTGCAGGAGCT CAAGAAGAGGCAGAGGAAAAGAAGCAAGAGGTAAAGAAGGAGCAGGCGGAGGCCATGGAGGAAGAACCAAAACAGGACGGCCAAGATGAGGAGGTGGACGACAGGACACTTAAAGATGTGTTCAAGACTTTTGATCCCACTGCTTCCCCTTTTTGTCAGTAA